In Synechococcus sp. Nb3U1, one DNA window encodes the following:
- the clpS gene encoding ATP-dependent Clp protease adapter ClpS yields the protein MTTEAPTLPAQQSSPSRTQVRQPYPQFKVIVLDDDFNTFQHVTECLLKYIPGMTLPLARQLTVQVDAEGQAIVWVGPQEQAELYHQQLLQEGLTMAPLEAA from the coding sequence ATGACTACGGAAGCCCCAACCCTGCCCGCACAGCAGTCGTCTCCGTCGAGAACACAGGTTCGCCAACCCTACCCTCAGTTCAAGGTGATCGTCCTGGATGACGACTTCAATACCTTCCAGCACGTCACCGAATGTTTGTTGAAATATATCCCTGGCATGACCCTGCCCCTGGCGCGGCAGCTGACGGTACAGGTGGATGCCGAAGGGCAGGCGATCGTTTGGGTCGGCCCCCAAGAACAGGCGGAGCTCTACCATCAGCAACTGCTTCAGGAGGGCTTGACCATGGCTCCCCTCGAGGCGGCTTGA